TCTGGCCGAAATTCTACGTTTGTCAGGAGCTGGTTTGCTGGCTGAAACCTGGGTAAGTCTACGTCTGTCGGGAACTGGTTTCTGGGATGCAGGGCTGAACAGGGAGACGCGGCTCGAGGTTGAGCTCTGCTAAAAACAACAATACATTGACCACACCAAGCAACACATTGGATTTGGGAATCATCCCACTCAAAATAGCCATCTGGTTTTACATTTGGAAACATGTTTAATTGGTGGTAGTAATTTCACTTTTAACTACTATGGAAACCAAAAAGTCTACTTTCTGTTTGAGTTTTTCCATCAGTTGGTGTCAAAAGAGTCTGAAAGAACCCAAAGAATAAAATGAGTATATAGTTAACTacttgcaaaaatgtataaattgaTGACTAGAATAAAACAATGTTGCCTGGGCTTATTATTTAAGGAAAACCACACAGTGGCCAGATCCCAACGGTCTCCATTATAACATTATATACAATTCATTACCTTCAATTCATTCACTGAATTCCTGAACGAATCCATTTTCTTGGTCTTCCTGTCCACGTATGAGTCAATGGACTCCATCTTCTTGAAATGGGCCTCGTGGAGCTTTCTGAAGTCTACAATAGAAAGTGGTTATCAGTATAtatatttcttcttcttctctctccataaCAGAACAGAGAGTTTGAGCATGTTATTAAGATTGTGTAGCTACAGCAAATATGATTGGGACGACACTAACTTGGTGTAGTAGGCTTCAACACAGACTTAGTCCTCTTCAGGAGCCCCTCGTGGTGAGGGATCTTTCCTACTGGCTTGCCCACCTTCTGTCCCACTCCTGTGTAAAGCAATATGAGAACATGACCAATCATAGAATGTTATAACCACAGGTGATGCCCACGTCGTAGTCACCTATTTCATGAACAAAAGGCCAGAGACACACCCTACATTAGACTTTTACGCAAAACATCATGGCCTTCAGAGTTCTCCAGACTAACCGAACAGCACTGCTGCAACTTTGTGTTCAGGCTCAGCCACCCCAGAATCCTTAGCAGCAGACGCTCTCTTTCTCTTGGAACTCCCTTTGCCGATGATGGATTCAATCACCTATATTGAAAACATTTAGCTTGCTATTCATCAATAAAAATATAAAGcaaaaatgcatttttttttttggttGTCAAGAGATACATGCACAGCAGTATTTCAGTGTAAGAAACAATTCTCACACCTCTTATATTTTAGTCATTGAACAGAAGTaattatccaaagcaacttacaagAGAGATACATTTTTACATAGTGGACCCATACCTCAGCCGGGGTGAGCGGCGCTTTGGCAGGTTCacattctgcctcctcatcttCAGGCTCCTTCCTCATTTTCGGTTGCCCTCTACCGCGACGTTTGGTCACAAACTCCTGAGCTGGAGGTTTTGGTGACAGCTCATCAACCAGCGCTGAATTGTTTTCATCCTGAGTTGAGTTGCTGTTAACCGTGTTATCCTGTGCATCAACACCAGTCTCACCTCCCTGCTAAAAACACGACCATCAGAAGTCTGTTATTACTAGCTATAATTACATGTACAATGCAAAACAGATCTGCAAACATTAAAGAAACAAAGATAGTttagtttaatatatatatataaatccaaATATACATAGAAGATCACTGTAGTATCTGGGAAGCGTTATCATTTGAGCAGAAGTGGGAGGGAAATTAAAAGCCAGAACTTACGTCCACTGCAACATCTTCCTGCGTTTGTTGTTGGAAATAGTCCCTGAGCGCCTTCAGGAGTTTATCAGCCTGTGCAGTAGACACAGATTGGACAGTTAGCAAGGTACACTGCTAACTGGATAATAGCTAGTCggttaacgttaactagctattGTAACTAACCACtcacaacacaaacaaacagtccAATGAAATAATGCTATACATGTTTGGGATTTTACCTTCAGTTTGGAGGATTTGAGACCAACCTCCTTTGCAAGACTGCGCAATTCGGAATACTTCATGGAATCCAAGTCCATTTTTATTCTCGTTTTAAGCGAAAAACAAAACACTGAAACACGTGTCACTGAAACACGTTCAATGAATCAGCTCCCGTTAAATTGAACGAGTAacgttacacacaaacacaatcaacTATGTATTTTCGTCGCGCCTTATGGTCAACATATACAAGTTTCAAAAAACTGGCGTATAGGCCATTTGATTGGCTGTCAGATGTATACGGAAGTACCTTTCGTCCAATTAAAAATTATTACTATTTGGCGCCATGGTTCTCCGCTAGATGGCGATAAAACCACGTGGGGGTCAAACTATCACGGAAAGACACTTGAAAGTAACACAAGAGGTTATCACTGAAGTTGAACAACGTGGCATTTTGAAAGAATAtaatatttgtaaaaaaaaaaat
Above is a genomic segment from Oncorhynchus gorbuscha isolate QuinsamMale2020 ecotype Even-year linkage group LG10, OgorEven_v1.0, whole genome shotgun sequence containing:
- the LOC124046777 gene encoding nucleolar and spindle-associated protein 1-like isoform X3, translating into MDLDSMKYSELRSLAKEVGLKSSKLKADKLLKALRDYFQQQTQEDVAVDQGGETGVDAQDNTVNSNSTQDENNSALVDELSPKPPAQEFVTKRRGRGQPKMRKEPEDEEAECEPAKAPLTPAEVIESIIGKGSSKRKRASAAKDSGVAEPEHKVAAVLFGVGQKVGKPVGKIPHHEGLLKRTKSVLKPTTPNFRKLHEAHFKKMESIDSYVDRKTKKMDSFRNSVNELKQSSTSSRVSLFSPASQKPVPDRRRLTQVSASKPAPDKRRISARNPPQKDTVVPFRPTVLSTRRINVRFSQATQDNEHKKTMVKTPARMAPRVDLLTPGKETTFRGKAEVNKTIVLSSAKTPAFVFNANTSVLSNCPETNKKANFDLKASLSKTLTYKPHKGKLKPFMVAQENKVDQSVPSHQKNYKQHSVQTREERRTKQTEDRKQKKEKVLGARRGLVLT
- the LOC124046777 gene encoding nucleolar and spindle-associated protein 1-like isoform X2 produces the protein MDLDSMKYSELRSLAKEVGLKSSKLKADKLLKALRDYFQQQTQEDVAVDGGETGVDAQDNTVNSNSTQDENNSALVDELSPKPPAQEFVTKRRGRGQPKMRKEPEDEEAECEPAKAPLTPAEVIESIIGKGSSKRKRASAAKDSGVAEPEHKVAAVLFGVGQKVGKPVGKIPHHEGLLKRTKSVLKPTTPNFRKLHEAHFKKMESIDSYVDRKTKKMDSFRNSVNELKTLLTPTDGKTQTSSTSSRVSLFSPASQKPVPDRRRLTQVSASKPAPDKRRISARNPPQKDTVVPFRPTVLSTRRINVRFSQATQDNEHKKTMVKTPARMAPRVDLLTPGKETTFRGKAEVNKTIVLSSAKTPAFVFNANTSVLSNCPETNKKANFDLKASLSKTLTYKPHKGKLKPFMVAQENKVDQSVPSHQKNYKQHSVQTREERRTKQTEDRKQKKEKVLGARRGLVLT
- the LOC124046777 gene encoding nucleolar and spindle-associated protein 1-like isoform X4, yielding MDLDSMKYSELRSLAKEVGLKSSKLKADKLLKALRDYFQQQTQEDVAVDQGGETGVDAQDNTVNSNSTQDENNSALVDELSPKPPAQEFVTKRRGRGQPKMRKEPEDEEAECEPAKAPLTPAEVIESIIGKGSSKRKRASAAKDSGVAEPEHKVAAVLFGVGQKVGKPVGKIPHHEGLLKRTKSVLKPTTPNFRKLHEAHFKKMESIDSYVDRKTKKMDSFRNSVNELKSSTSSRVSLFSPASQKPVPDRRRLTQVSASKPAPDKRRISARNPPQKDTVVPFRPTVLSTRRINVRFSQATQDNEHKKTMVKTPARMAPRVDLLTPGKETTFRGKAEVNKTIVLSSAKTPAFVFNANTSVLSNCPETNKKANFDLKASLSKTLTYKPHKGKLKPFMVAQENKVDQSVPSHQKNYKQHSVQTREERRTKQTEDRKQKKEKVLGARRGLVLT
- the LOC124046777 gene encoding nucleolar and spindle-associated protein 1-like isoform X1; the protein is MDLDSMKYSELRSLAKEVGLKSSKLKADKLLKALRDYFQQQTQEDVAVDQGGETGVDAQDNTVNSNSTQDENNSALVDELSPKPPAQEFVTKRRGRGQPKMRKEPEDEEAECEPAKAPLTPAEVIESIIGKGSSKRKRASAAKDSGVAEPEHKVAAVLFGVGQKVGKPVGKIPHHEGLLKRTKSVLKPTTPNFRKLHEAHFKKMESIDSYVDRKTKKMDSFRNSVNELKTLLTPTDGKTQTSSTSSRVSLFSPASQKPVPDRRRLTQVSASKPAPDKRRISARNPPQKDTVVPFRPTVLSTRRINVRFSQATQDNEHKKTMVKTPARMAPRVDLLTPGKETTFRGKAEVNKTIVLSSAKTPAFVFNANTSVLSNCPETNKKANFDLKASLSKTLTYKPHKGKLKPFMVAQENKVDQSVPSHQKNYKQHSVQTREERRTKQTEDRKQKKEKVLGARRGLVLT